One Robbsia sp. KACC 23696 DNA segment encodes these proteins:
- a CDS encoding MIP/aquaporin family protein, with translation METTFARRRFIGELISEAVAVFIIIAFGDSVAAMYVLYDPSPYLNAYWGVAMCWGLAVMIAIYVTGSISGTHANPAVTLALVLFRGFPAKKLLPYWVAQVVGGFIGAAVVLLLFGPVIDHFNAAHSLTRADGGAAGVFFTHPGLAITPMHALVDEIILTALLIFGIFAITEKFNEVAPQGNTSALMIGLLVALIGGSMGYLEAWALNPARDFGPRLFAYFAGWSTSALPSPDNYWWVPIVGPLVGGVLGAGAFQTLIYPFLPARLAALKEASVGKGAQTSHANAVARTTSIETS, from the coding sequence GTGGAAACGACCTTTGCACGCCGACGCTTCATCGGCGAATTGATTTCGGAAGCCGTTGCGGTTTTCATCATCATCGCCTTCGGGGACTCCGTCGCCGCGATGTACGTGCTGTACGATCCGAGCCCTTATCTGAACGCGTATTGGGGCGTCGCCATGTGCTGGGGCCTGGCCGTGATGATCGCCATCTATGTCACCGGATCCATTTCCGGCACGCATGCGAATCCCGCCGTCACTCTCGCCCTTGTTCTGTTTCGCGGCTTTCCGGCCAAGAAACTACTGCCGTATTGGGTCGCGCAGGTGGTTGGCGGTTTTATCGGGGCGGCGGTGGTGCTATTGCTGTTCGGGCCGGTGATCGATCACTTCAACGCGGCGCATTCGCTGACGCGTGCCGACGGCGGCGCGGCCGGCGTGTTCTTTACCCATCCGGGTCTGGCGATCACGCCGATGCATGCGCTCGTCGATGAAATCATCCTGACGGCATTGCTGATATTCGGTATTTTTGCGATTACCGAGAAATTCAACGAGGTCGCGCCGCAAGGCAATACCAGCGCCTTGATGATCGGTCTGCTGGTCGCGCTGATCGGTGGTTCGATGGGATATTTGGAAGCATGGGCGTTGAACCCGGCGCGGGACTTCGGACCGCGGTTATTCGCCTACTTTGCCGGTTGGAGCACGTCTGCCTTGCCCTCGCCCGACAACTACTGGTGGGTGCCGATCGTCGGCCCGCTAGTCGGCGGTGTCCTCGGCGCCGGCGCATTCCAGACGCTGATCTACCCCTTCCTGCCGGCCCGTCTGGCCGCATTGAAAGAAGCCTCGGTCGGTAAAGGCGCGCAAACCAGTCACGCCAA